One Microplitis demolitor isolate Queensland-Clemson2020A chromosome 2, iyMicDemo2.1a, whole genome shotgun sequence DNA segment encodes these proteins:
- the LOC103579624 gene encoding guanine nucleotide-binding protein subunit beta-5: protein MDSATETEQIEKLEKEAESLKIRLEDERKKLNDVTLLDVADRLEPINCINVKPRRILKGHQAKVLCSDWSPDKRHIVSSSQDGKMIIWDAFTTNKEHAVTMPTTWVMACAYAPSGALVACGGLDNKVTVYPLSLEDDVSTKKKTVGTHTSYMSCCVFPNSDQQILTGSGDSTCALWDVESGQLLQNFHGHSGDVMSIDLAPSETGNTFVSGSCDKMVLIWDMRSGQCVQSFEGHESDVNSVRFHPGGDAVATGSDDATCRLFDLRADKEVAVYAKESIIFGANSVDLSVSGRLLFAGYNDYTVNIWDTLKCQRVALLYGHENRVSCLRVSPDGTALSTGSWDATLRVWA from the exons ATGGATTCTGCTACTGAAACAGAGcaaatagaaaaattagaaaaagaggcagaaagtttgaaaattcgaCTGGAAGATGaaaggaaaaaattgaatgatgTCACTC TGTTAGATGTTGCGGATAGATTAGAGCCTATAAACTGTATAAATGTTAAGCCTCGAAGAATTCTCAAGGGTCATCAAGCCAAAGTATTATGCTCAGACTGGTCTCCAGATAAAAGACATATAGTATCCTCATCTCAAGATGGAAAGATGATAATATGGGATGCTTTTACTACTAATAAAGAACATGCTGTCACAATGCCTACAACTTGGGTGATGGCCTGCGCTTACGCACCAAGCGGTGCTTTGGTCGCTTGTGGAGGCCTTGATAACAAAGTAACCGTTTATCCTTTGAGCCTAGAAGACGATGTGAGCACGAAAAAAAAGACTGTCGGTACTCATACATCTTATATGTCTTGCTGTGTATTTCCCAACAGTGATCAGCAGATTTTGACTGGTAGCGGCGACAGTACTTGTGCACTTTGGGATGTCGAAAGCGGACAACTGCTGCAGAACTTTCATGGACACTCGGGCGACGTGATGTCTATTGATCTGGCACCCAGTGAAACTGGCAATACTTTTGTGTCTGGTAGCTGCGACAAAATGGTTCTAATCTGGGACATGAGAAGTGGCCAATGTGTTCAAAGTTTTGAAGGCCACGAGTCTGATGTCAATTCAGTGCGATTTCATCCCGGTGGTGATGCTGTTGCTACAGGATCAGACGATGCTACATGCCGATTATTTGATCTACGTGCTGATAAAGAGGTTGCAGTTTATGCTAAAGAGAGCATTATCTTTGGCGCTAATTCTGTCGATTTAAGTGTCAGTGGTCGTTTATTATTTGCTGGTTACAATGATTACACTGTCAACATTTGGGATACATTGAAATGCCAAAGAGTGGCATTGCTTTACGGGCATGAAAATCGAGTTTCTTGTCTTCGAGTATCACCAGACGGAACTGCGTTGTCTACTGGCAGCTGGGACGCAACTCTTCGTGTTTGGGCTTAA
- the LOC103579627 gene encoding ubiquitin carboxyl-terminal hydrolase 14, translated as MPQYKVKVKWGKELFPNIEVNTDEEPILFKAQLFALTGVQPERQKVMLKGMTLKDDSWGNIKLRDGVTVLLMGSKEEDVPVEPAEKPLFVEDMNEAEIASALDLPGGLMNLGNTCYLNATVQCLKTVPELREALKNFSGGLAPTGSDGRASLVPAQSITAALRDLYDGMDKGSPIRPSILVHMVHLAFPRFAEKSELGGFQQQDASECWTELIRMLQQKLPADVNPLADENSYKPRSLIEQYFGGTFDTELKCVESEDEPPTKSKEEFLQLSCFISTDVKYMHSGLKNKMQEQLTKLSPTLERDAVYTKTSKISRLPSYLTIQFVRFFYKEKEAINAKILKDVKFPMDFDAFDLCTPELQKKLIPMRDKFKELEDKKVEEAQSLTDKKPKGDVSEKAVKSLPFWFENDLGSNNSGYYTLQAVLTHRGRSSSSGHYVAWVRQKGDTWLKCDDDTVSVVTSEEILKLSGGGDWHCAYVLLYGPKILQIPVTDSD; from the exons atgccCCAATACAAag TTAAAGTAAAATGGGGGAAAGAGTTATTTCCAAATATTGAAGTAAATACTGATGAAGAGCCAATACTTTTCAAAGCACAACTTTTTGCTTTGACTGGAGTCCAACCGGAAAGACAAAAAGTCATGTTGAAAGGAATGACATTAAAAGACGATAGCTGGGGAAACATAAAACTTAGAgat GGAGTTACGGTACTTTTGATGGGTTCAAAAGAAGAAGACGTACCAGTGGAACCAGCAGAAAAGCCATTGTTTGTAGAAGACATGAACGAAGCTGAAATAGCATCCGCTCTTGACTTACCTGGAGGACTGATGAATCTGGGGAATACCTGTTATCTCAATGCAACTGTCCAGTGTCTCAAAACAGTCCCAGAATTACGAGaagctttgaaaaatttttctggagGTCTTGCTCCAACAGGCAGTGACGGAAGAGCATCATTAGTCCCGGCGCAAAGTATTACCGCTGCTTTGAGGGATCTGTATGATGGTATGGATAAAGGCTCACCAATCCGACCTTCCATTCTTGTTCACATGGTGCATCTTGCATTTCCACGGTTCGCTGAAAAGTCTGAGCTCGGTGGTTTTCAGCAACAAGACGCCAGTGAGTGCTGGACTGAATTAATCCGAATGCTTCAGCAAAAATTACCAGCTGATGTAAATCCACTAGCTGATGAAAATAGTTACAAGCCACGTTCATTGATAGAACAGTATTTCGGTGGAACGTTTGATACAGAGTTGAAGTGCGTTGAATCTGAAGACGAGCCACCGACTAAATCCAAAGAGGAATTTTTACAGCTCAGTTGTTTTATATCAACTGATGTCAAATACATGCACTCTGGATTGAAGAATAAAATGCAAGAGCAGCTAACTAAATTATCACCAACTCTAGAACGCGATGCAGTTTACACTAAAAcg TCTAAAATCAGCCGATTGCCATCATATCTCACTATCCAGTTCGTTCGCTTTTTCTACAAAGAAAAAGAAGCCATTAATGCAAAGATCTTGAAAGATGTGAAATTCCCCATGGACTTCGACGCATTTGATCTCTGTACTCCCGAGCttcaaaaaaaacttataccCATGCGAGATAAATTCAAAGAACTTGAAGACAAAAAAGTGGAAGAAGCTCAGAGCTTGACAGACAAAAAACCTAAGGGTGATGTCTCTGAAAAGGCAGTGAAGTCTCTGCCTTTTTGGTTTGAAAATG acttAGGTTCAAATAACAGCGGGTACTACACCCTTCAAGCTGTGCTAACTCATCGTGGAAGATCGAGTAGCAGCGGTCACTACGTCGCCTGGGTACGTCAAAAAGGCGACACATGGCTGAAGTGTGATGATGATACAGTAAGTGTCGTCACAAGTGAGGAAATTCTTAAGCTTAGTGGTGGTGGCGACTGGCACTGCGCTTACGTTCTTCTATACGGACCGAAAATTCTTCAGATTCCTGTTACAGACAGCGAT